The bacterium genome includes a region encoding these proteins:
- the secF gene encoding protein translocase subunit SecF, which produces MIELLKNPKINFVGVRYYAYIGSTILVVIGIVAIIFTAIGKANLGVDFAGGSLVQISFQKPVTADRLRQALVSNNLPESEIQQMAESNRVLIRTRKAEVKGEKIDERIRKIFSQEFSGNRFVMERVEEVGPKIGKDLKTKAFWAIFWAIIAITLYIAFRFEFRFGLAAAVATLHDVLAVYGLVWITNREITLLTITALLTLAGYSLTDTVVVFDRIRENLKLRRKEAYEVIINSSINEVLSRTIVTTLTVLLVLLALVIYGSQVTFDFCLALLLGIVIGTYSSIYVASPILIEWHHLAMKKIKA; this is translated from the coding sequence ATGATAGAATTACTTAAAAATCCTAAGATAAATTTTGTAGGGGTTCGATATTATGCTTACATAGGCTCAACTATATTAGTCGTTATAGGCATTGTTGCCATTATTTTTACAGCAATAGGGAAAGCGAATTTGGGTGTTGATTTTGCGGGAGGTTCTTTGGTTCAGATAAGTTTTCAAAAACCAGTTACCGCAGATAGATTACGACAGGCATTAGTTTCAAATAACTTACCTGAAAGTGAAATACAACAAATGGCAGAATCTAATCGGGTATTAATCAGGACGCGAAAGGCAGAGGTAAAAGGTGAGAAAATAGATGAGCGAATAAGAAAGATATTTAGTCAGGAATTTAGCGGGAATAGATTTGTGATGGAGCGAGTCGAAGAAGTAGGTCCGAAGATAGGTAAAGACCTTAAAACCAAAGCCTTTTGGGCGATATTCTGGGCAATAATCGCTATAACTTTGTATATAGCGTTTAGATTTGAATTTAGATTTGGATTAGCCGCCGCTGTTGCTACCCTACATGATGTTTTAGCGGTGTATGGTTTAGTCTGGATAACAAACCGCGAAATTACCCTTTTAACTATAACTGCCCTCCTGACCTTAGCCGGATACTCTCTAACTGATACAGTTGTGGTTTTTGACCGTATTCGTGAGAACTTAAAACTACGACGCAAAGAGGCTTATGAGGTAATCATTAACTCAAGTATAAACGAAGTTTTAAGTCGCACAATCGTCACAACTCTAACTGTACTTTTAGTCCTTCTGGCGCTTGTCATTTATGGTAGCCAGGTAACTTTTGATTTCTGCTTAGCTTTATTATTAGGAATTGTCATCGGAACATATTCTTCTATTTATGTGGCAAGTCCTATTTTGATTGAATGGCACCATCTTGCTATGAAAAAAATAAAAGCATAA